The following nucleotide sequence is from Primulina tabacum isolate GXHZ01 chromosome 2, ASM2559414v2, whole genome shotgun sequence.
GTCGGACgtgtaaaatatatatgtttatcCCTTACACATTACACATGCAAAAATCTCCCCCTTCCCTTGTTTTGTGTGCTTCCAAATAATGTGCACGTGAAGAAGTCAATCCTTCCAACTTTTGACCCTCACAATAATTAGCTGTTTTAATTTATGGATGTGTCTGATTTCAAGATTGATTCGACTTCATCGGTGGTCGGCATACAACATGACTAGTCGTATATGTAATTTGTGGTtttgaaatatgttttgattACCAAGTCAATGATATAGGTTTCTTGCATCTTTTCAGTGGACAAGGTATTATGATGTTTTACTTATTTTTTACAAATGGAAAGCTTGATCAATATTGATACCCTTGAGATAGCCCGGGTTGTGCCCGAATCATTGACGATTCTTGTGCCCGGGTCACGGACGACATGGGATATCTAGCAGATAGCTCAAGTCAGGGTAAATCTATTAGAAGGGTCACCAGAGCCCGAACAGTTGAAAGACCGAGACGACTTCTCTTCGGGTTATTGGATGCCCGGGCTCTCGTTCaagctcccgggaactttctacccgggccacctcAATAAGAGCACCGCACTCGAGTATACTAGCAGAATAGGATGTGGGCGACTGTCCCATCTCTGACACCAGGCTGATgggttgacaaaatcagatgggctggatgtgaccagtatgagatttgacatgtcagaatatagggtgtgctcagccgtcctactataattagtaggtagcacggagaacgaggtcatcattacttctcctactataaataccaggttctatctttacatttacattcactcattcacaccaatatcacaaccatcacgtggttacattggttcttggcttgaatcattcactgacttaagcatcggagtgaccacgccggacacccttccggcgcccattcacgtgatTACCTTCTTGAGTGCAGGAAATTCTCTCCGCCTGTGAAAGAAGCTTCtggttcagatatctacatttctcttatttccttcatcattttgatagcagatccggtggagcacacGACCCTGCTCACTCATTTCACCTGAATCGCATCAAATATAATATCAGTAGATCTCATGTGAGATTGTTTCATGAATCTATATTATGAAATCGGTCGATCCGATCCATAattatattgaaaaataatatttttgttataaaaaataatattttcatgaatCGGGTCGGATTATATAATCTAGAGCTAAAGCTACGAGAGAGGGAGGGCTTCTCGGGCGAAGAGCCCGACTGATTGAGCATATCAGGGTAGCTACCCCCGAAGGGTCTCCTCCGTCCTACGGAGTGTATCAGTGTAGCTAACTTCCCTGGAGGGCCAGGTAAAAGCCGTAATAAAAAGAATCCTGAGTCGGAAATACCCTCCAGGGGCAAAGAAAAGGAGATTGGTCTGCAAGAAAGGCCTACTTATCCACGGGTTCGCTAACCATTCACCGGATACTGACCTAATACCGCTGTTCCCTACAGGatgcaaaattaaacaacaaaattaAGTTGAACATTTGGAACATCATTCCAAaattaataattgattttatcatCAAAATTTCATTTCTCATGGTATTTTTACCTCGTGCTCTCAGAATTTCAAGATTCAGACTCAGTcgtcaaaaatatgaaaattttctaatttatcaattttttttgtcCCAATAAGTACGAATTTCTAATTTGTCTTTTGGGGAAAAATACAAGCAACGCACTTTTCAATTATGGCACGTTAAAAATATCGAGGCAATTATCATTGTAGGGTGCATGCGcccttatatatttttatatatgtaataatatttttcataataaatcataaatggcTCGGTGATCCTGTAATTATAATGCTCATAATATCGTAAAATACATAAATTAATTGAATCTGGATTTGATAAAAAAGgggattattatttaattattttttatatttttataataagtAGTCAGTATATcaattatatttgaataatcTATCATCGAGCCTATTGAGtaaattgaaatataaaaaattgagcacatcaatttaaaaaatattgtctTTTTGCACACTATAAAATCTAGATAAttgtattaaattatttaaaaattcaaatatagattaaaatattttcaataattttaagaatTCTGTAAAATGGATTGCTTAAACGACGAAGAAAACTACAATATATGTCCTAATTTTTTTGGCCCAtccttaataattaattatcatTTTACTAAAATAAAATAGGAAAATACTCATTAGATcgtaaatttaattattttttctttatcttGTGTTTGAAGTTCTGACGatatattcatttttatttatttgtatatcattatcattatcattatcattatcattatcattatcattATCGTTTTCCTAAAATGGGAAGATTAGCCAAAGCCCGTAACGAATCCGAATCTTGAATGCGATCTTCAATGATCCAAAAACTCGGTAACCAAGTCAACTTAGCTGCTTCCCCGCATTTCCACTATGTCTatctctctctatatatatcTCCATGGATGTATAGGCACGCTGCGATTATTATACCTTGAAAAGCCAGGCTAATAACGGCATATTCTTCTCCATCTTTTCGTTATTTCCGGAGAGAAATCCTCCAAATAATTTATTGTGGAGTCCTAAAAAAAACCATTCTTTCCCACCAGCATTCTGCTTGGGAAAGAAAATCCATCGCTATTCGCAGACCATCCTTTGTTTTTACCTGAACTGGAATTTCTaaaggattttttttttcaaatccaCATAGAGAGAGGAATCTTGGTTCCAAAGTTTCGGTCTTTCTTGATTCCTTTTCTGTTTCTTGAAATTTGACCAATATGGTGGTGAAGATGATGCGGTGGAGGCCTTGGCCGCCGCtgatttcaagaaaatatgaGGTGAAGCTTGCGGTGCTGAGGTTTGAGGGTGGCGATTGGGTGCAGGAGAGTCCAGAGAAGGAGAATGGTAGTCTCGCAGTGGAGATCAGATGGAAGGGTCCGAAGTTTTCTCTGGGCTCGTTCAGGAGAAGTGTGAAAAGGAACTGTACTCGCGAGGAGAATGTGAAGAGGGTTGATGAGCTAAACGGTGCCGTGTTGGTGGAGTGGGGAGAGGAGTTTCAGACCATTTGCACCCTTTCTGGTTACAAGGACAATGCTTTTCATCCTTGGGAGATCAACTTCACTGTTTTGCATGTAGGCTAGTTTCTCTTGCCTTTCAGTGTATTTTCatggattttatttattttttattattatcgtTTTTTTGTGTGATTACTTAGTTTCTGTAATTTTAATTGTGTAATCCCTCAACTTCAGTTGGGGGTTTTGATCTTTTTGCCTCTGCATCTGCATTTGATGCTTTGATTTGAGAAATTGCTGTCTTCTTGGAAACGCTCAGACGTGAGAAAAAAAAAGTAACTTGCTATGGGGTTAATTAATTGGTTTAAGATATATCGATAaatttttattcttgttttgaCTGGTTTTGCGTGTAGTACTGCTGCAATGTATATTTTCCATGTGCTCTCATTCTCGTGACTCTGGTTTTGGTTATTCGTTATTTCTCTCCATTTATCATAGGAGGATATATATAATTAGGGTCCATGATCTTTTCTGGTtgtatttaattctttaatattttcaattgCTATTCTACTTGTATATCTCTTTCATGCTCTTATTCTTGTGACTCTGATTCTTTATGGATCATGTTATGTCAAATTTGTTGTATTGTTTGTCACATAAATTTCTTATTCGAAAGATGAATTATGACGATGATCATTAAAATGGTGgttatctatctatctatctctCTGTCTGTCTCTCAGTCTATCTATCTGTCTGTCTCTCTATCTATCTATCTCGAGATAGTAGATTCTGCAATTGGATAATGCTTTTCATTGATCCTCATCTCTGATGCTAAAATCTTGTGCATTGTGCTTTTTgtcttttatcatttttttgCCATTTAATTTAGTTGGTCGTTTGGTTAAAGCGTGATCAAATGGCCTGAGATGCCAATGGTTATGGAACCTACAGATTGTTTCGTTCTCTCTCTTTACGTGCACTTGTCAGCATAGGGCTACCGAGTGAATGATAGCcaacttaaaaaattaaattttggggATATGAGAACTAAACCTCTTTGGATTTTTATCAGGGGATGTATCAAAGGGTGAAGAACAGAAAATCTGTTGTTGGATCAGCAGTCCTTAATCTTGCTGATTGTCTGTCTGGGACTACTGAGCAAGCCATTGACATCAAAATTCCCTTGACATTATCTGGTGGCGAGGTCGAGCATTGTCCCTTCCTCTATGTAAGTAACTGATTTTTTAAACTAAATCATGATCTGAAATTTGCCCATGTAAGTAACTAATCTTCAATTATATTTCAGATATCTCTTGGCTTATTGGAACTTAGAGTCACACATGAACCGACAGAACTGTTGCAAAGTCCAATAATACCTGTTCCATCTCCTGCAGCATCTGCGGAAACTTCTTCTGTCGAGAAAGATGAGGTTTCTGCATTAAAAGCTGGTTTTAGGAAGGTAAAATTATTTACCGAGTATGTTTCTACTCGTAAAGCTAAAAAGGCATGTCATGAGGAGGGTAGTGACGGTCAGTGCTCAGTCAAGAGTGAGGGTGAATATGCCTACCCTTTTGACTTCGATTCTCTTGAAGATTTTGAGGACGGGGAAACTGACGAAAATAAGGAAGAATCCATGGTTCGAAAGTCATTTAGCTATGGGACATTGGCACATGCTAATTACGCTGGTGTATCATATTATTCCAGTTCTAGAATCAGTAATGAAGCTGAGGATTGGATTTACTACAGCAACAGACGTAGGTCAGATGTCGGCTGCTCTCGCATAGAGGATTCGAGTTTTTCCATACATGAGAAATTATCGATAGAGAACCCCAAACGTAGCATTTTGCCTTGGAGGAAGAGGAAGCTGAGCTTTAGGTCTCCTAAGACAAAAGGGGAGCCATTACTTAAAAAGGCTTATGGAGAAGATGGTGGAGATGATATAGACTATGACCGTCGGCAGCTCAGCTCGGATGAATCTCTTTCTTTTGGGGTAAGAAATGTTGTGTTAGGGACAgatatttatgttattttttgcTTCATAAGTACGTTTCTAGGCACAAATGTGAAATTTATGGTTTTATCtgacatttaaatgttttttgcTATTGTCAAGGCAAATAATAGCTATGCACTTTCTTTGCAGTGGCACAAAACTGACGAAGACTCCAACGCAAATCGATCATCGGTATCTGAGTTTGGTGACGATAGCTTTACCATTGGCACATGGGAGCAGAAAGAAATAACAAGCAGGGATGGGCATATGAAGATTCAAACACAAGTCTTTTTTGCCTCCATCGATCAGAGAAGCGGAAGAGCTGCTGGAGAAAGTGCATGTACAGCTCTTGTTGCTGTTATTGCCGATTGGCTACAGAACAACCATAATCTCATGCCCATTAAATCACAGTTTGATACTTTGATCAGAGACGGTTCCTTGGAATGGAGAAATCTTTGTGTCAATGTTTCATACATGGAACGGTTCCCTGATAAGCATTTTGACCTGGATACTGTCATCGAAGCCAAAGTCCGCGATCTTTGTGTAGTTCCTGCGAAATCATTTATCGGGTTTTTCCTTCCTGATGGGGTGGAGGGAGGAAACTTCGATTTTCTGCACGGTGCAATGTCGTTTGAAAGTATATGGGATGAGATTAACCATTCCTCTAGTGATGCCGAGGCTAGAGTTTTCATAGTTAGTTGGAACGATCATTTTTTCGTTCTTAAGGTTGAAACAGATGCTTACTACATTATCGACACGTTAGGGGAGCGACTGTATGAGGGATGCAACCAGGCTTATATATTGAAATTTGACAAGAACACAACCATCTATAAACAGCCGAGTGCTGGTCAATCACCAGAAGATAAACCTATGAACTCCACCGAAGCTTTGGAAGAAGGGAAATCTTCGATTGAATCCGAGGAACAAATGACGAACGAACAAAAAAACGAGGTTGTTTGTCGAGGTAAAGAGGCCTGCAAAGAGTACATAAAAAGTTTCTTGGCTGCTATTCCAATTAGAGAACTTGAAGCTGATATCAAGAAAGGTTTGATGAAATCAACGCCTCTCCATCAACGGCTGCAGATAGAGTTTCACTTCACTCGACTACTACACAACTACATGCAGTAGAACTTACTGAATTCTAGCAACCATAAGTTAGTAGACTCAAGAATCAAGCAACTGTATATATCCGAGTAGTAGTGTGATTATCTCtaactttattttgttttagGTGTTTGTGGGGTTGATGGGCTGCTAAAAGAGTGGCTCACTAAGCAGTGTCATGCTAATTAATTAAGAATATCCAAATTCCATCCTCGATTTCTACGAGGAACACATTTCctataaaaatatgttttatatatttttctctTCTGCATTATTTCCTTCTCTTTTTCTTAGTATATTAGTCTTCTAATgctacttttatatatatatatatatatatataaatttattctTTTTGAACTAACTATTTTAGAATGCCTAGTTACAAGATAGAGGTTGCTAATTAGAAATGCtgtttttttttggatttggatgcaatgcttttatttaagagtaagtatcttgtgagacgatctcacgaatctttatttgtgagacatgtcaaccttaccgatattcacaataaaaagtaatactattagcataaaaaataatattttttcatggatgacctaaataagagatctatctcacaaaatacgacccgtgagaccgtttcacacaagtttttgcctttattTAAACCAAACATGGGACTATGGGATGGTTTTATATTTGAAGTTAAACCTTcgtttaatttgttttttttttttaatatgaaaTCCATTGTATCAATCATATACATGATTATGTGTTGTTAGAAGTGGGAAATTAACCCACATAATACTAACAATCCATTGTAATTGTAGGCTATTCCAAAGTATTTTAGTCATAATATGAAATAATTCTTAATATATCTTATTCATCCGCAATATCAAGCCATGAaacatgaaattattttataatcatatattatatttcttttATCTGTTGTTTTTTTAATACTCATTTACTAATTATTCAATAATCTCGTTATTCGAACTAGAATGGCACAGTGGAATGTCATAGCCGTAAGTCTTTGTTTGCTTGTGAGAAGGACTATATCAAAATCAACAGCAAGTGAAGTTTTTTCCATTCCACGGGAGCTTACACTTGTCATAAAGTGCAAATTAATGGAACACCAAATCTTACCCAAAAATCTCCATTTAATGCAGATAGTCCGGCAAAGCCTTCTTAGTAATAATTCTAGCAATGGTTGGATAACGGCGGTCATTAGGCTGAAAAAATGCGTGGTAAAGAACCTAAGAAAAGAGAAACAACTTCTCAAAATCAAAGATATAGTGACCTCGTGTTCTGGCTTGTACCGTTTCGCTAAAGCTGAGATTGAGAGAGCCATAAACTACGGCCCGAAAAGAAGTGCCTAGGAAGAGGCCGGAGGGTCTATAAAGGCAAACTACCCAGTGGACAAATAATGGCAATCAAGCAGATATGCAAGAGTAATACCTGAGATTCTTTCACCAGAGAAATCGAAGGTATTTAAAGAGTGTGAGACATTCAAGTCTTGTGTGCTTAATCGGTTACTGCATCGAAGATGGGGAACTGTATTTGGTGTATGAATATTGTTCTAATGGAAATCTAGCTTAGTCTCTACTGAAACACCGCCGAAATCACTTGATGTTATTCATGGATGATGAAGATACTGATTGCATGATGGGGGATATTGAGTGCAGAAACCACTCGATCGTAAACATGATTTTAGGGTAAGCTAGTGTAATTAGCTGTATATTTTATTTCAGATATTTGTTGTTTTACCCCTTCCAGGTCATGGATACTAGCTCCAACTttatttttcatgcattatcaaTTACATAAAAAGTTGGAAAAATAGTCTCTTTTAGTCCAATAACTTGTTTAATTTCGGGTTTTGGTCCACTGTATGTTTTCAAAGTTGGATTTTGATACACTAAATTTTAGTTTCGGCTATTTTTTTCTAACTATAAATGTATGAAAAGTATAATCACGAGAATTAGATAATGTTTAAAATCGTTTGAATAGCATATTGTTTATGAGTATTTATCatctaaatatatcaaaacacaatacataaaaatacatcatgacgataaataatatatattcacTTATTTATATGAAATTTTTCAATCCGCGTGATTATAACATAATgacaaatttcataaattagcaaaaatatttttcatccaaatatcattcaaaatgaaaaataataaaaataaaattaatagaaTAGTGAATTTTACCAAAATAAAAAACACAATATACTTAAATAGAGTACATAGACAAACGTCAAATAAAACTCTCTAAATTTActaaattatcataataatgttaaaataaaactattaaacttgttattaaattaaatatcatttGTGATTTTGCTAATTTTTAACCTCTTGCAGATTTTATTTAactttctatatttttttagaatacatattataaataattaattttatatcagaatcaatcatttataaattaatattgatGATTAATAATTTCAGTGAAATAAAATGTTAACATAATATCACTCAAATAAATATgtgtaataatatatatatatatatatatatatatataataataataataataataataatatgtacTACTCagttaaaaaatatcatatcttaaaattgtaatatataacaaatgataataaaatatcaacataattcatatttattataaggattatattgattaaaaaaattataaagattatataataaatttagtTCAAAAGTAGAAAGTAATTTTTGATTTATCATTACTTTTTCTTTATATGAATAAAGTTGAAATAAATCAAACTAATCAAttgcaaaaatatatatagaatcTACATGCACTCAATGTTCATTTTTGCTGGAAAAGTATCATAAAAAAATGACACTTACTGACatgattttaatgaaacttgTAGAAAAGTATAAgcttgatatatatattgagagattaattaaatatcatagtttaagaaattaaaaataaaataaagtatcatATTAATGTATTTTGTAATATCTGTCGTTAATTCAACCAAATAATGAAATAAGGTTATTATCATTTTCAATCTCGAtccttaaatatatttttctcaaaaatttaCAACACGTTATTAATTTAGTTAAATtaacataatattaaaagaGTTATACCCGATCACAAATCAAATGATCTCATCCGAAAGCTAATTAATATACTATCAATTTTGTAATTTAAAAATGAGGTCAAAAGTTCTTAATgcaataaaactaaaataaatataGACTAATATATAATTTGTAAGAGGAGAACTTAAAATGACTATCAAAATAAATCCTTAGAAACTAatataatttcataattttGTGAAAGATGATAAATATATTATAGGTTAACCGAACGGTAAAAAAGATGAAGGAAAAGAAatgaaaacaaaacatgaaCCATCGATAAAttaaactaattaaattaaaGAAACTAACGTAacattaaataattaagttaaaaaACTCATGGAGGGAGGAAGACAGATGAtcactaaaataaaataaaatgaaacacTAAAAGGTCCAATACATTAaacaaattaatataataaaagtaaaataaataCAGACTATATATTTTGGATAGGGGAGCTCAAAATAACCATCAAAATAAATCCTTAGAGACCAAGATATAATCTTCAAATTTTGTGAAAAGTGACAAGAATTAACCAAACTctagaagaagaaaaaaaagccATGTAGAACCGACAAGGCGGAAAAAATAAGAATGAATTCAATATTTTCAATGAATATTAATGCTCATTATtaataataagtaataattaGTTATAGTTATTTAAGATAAGCaaagaaattataaattaaCCCATATAAGAATACAACTTGTTAAGCTAGATAAAGAAAGATATAtaaagaaattcacaattgaaagtgatatatttatatataaatagatTGCTAGCGTGACATCGGACAAGTTCCAATTTTCGATGTCACGTTAGCATTTTCCAGCGTTAAATCAACACTATAACGAACTAGGATCAacgcaaaaaataaaaataaaaaaatcatatattagagTGCCAAAACAAATATTTGAAACTTTAGTGGATTAAAATCCAAAATATGAAAAGTTAACGgactaaaaaaatttattgccCCCCAAAATATTCACAGTCTCGTCTTTGTGCATATTTTGGACTTTTGGTTACCAGATTAATTTACATTCCAATTGGCAGTGCATCATTCATCTGCTACTTCGGTTGAGAAATTGTTATGTTTTGTATTCATTTGATACAATTTGTATGCAGCGGAGAATGAAACCTGTCAAGATTGATaatgtgagtttgaataatTTAGTTTGTGATATTAATTTGTATTTTCTAGCAGAAAACTGGTTAAAAATTTGTTGTGTGTTTGATATTGGAAGATATGAATTGTTATTGCGATTGTAAAACATCGTTTGTGTGTTTAGTGTCATGCAAGCATTTATACAGGAAAACGACTAAATTTTCAAACCAGAAGACCGACATTATTAAAAAGGAAGCTAAATTTAATGTTTATTCTATATCAAGATTGTGAGAGACCAGCCCAATTTATACcccaagcccagcccatttagtaattaagttaaataaaataaatactaatcataataataatgaaTGTATTGGCTCTTTCCTTTCGCATCTTTATGTAATTCCATCTCAAACATTCCATACAATTCTTGCAACTTTGATTGGCTGTAT
It contains:
- the LOC142527539 gene encoding uncharacterized protein LOC142527539; the encoded protein is MVVKMMRWRPWPPLISRKYEVKLAVLRFEGGDWVQESPEKENGSLAVEIRWKGPKFSLGSFRRSVKRNCTREENVKRVDELNGAVLVEWGEEFQTICTLSGYKDNAFHPWEINFTVLHGMYQRVKNRKSVVGSAVLNLADCLSGTTEQAIDIKIPLTLSGGEVEHCPFLYISLGLLELRVTHEPTELLQSPIIPVPSPAASAETSSVEKDEVSALKAGFRKVKLFTEYVSTRKAKKACHEEGSDGQCSVKSEGEYAYPFDFDSLEDFEDGETDENKEESMVRKSFSYGTLAHANYAGVSYYSSSRISNEAEDWIYYSNRRRSDVGCSRIEDSSFSIHEKLSIENPKRSILPWRKRKLSFRSPKTKGEPLLKKAYGEDGGDDIDYDRRQLSSDESLSFGWHKTDEDSNANRSSVSEFGDDSFTIGTWEQKEITSRDGHMKIQTQVFFASIDQRSGRAAGESACTALVAVIADWLQNNHNLMPIKSQFDTLIRDGSLEWRNLCVNVSYMERFPDKHFDLDTVIEAKVRDLCVVPAKSFIGFFLPDGVEGGNFDFLHGAMSFESIWDEINHSSSDAEARVFIVSWNDHFFVLKVETDAYYIIDTLGERLYEGCNQAYILKFDKNTTIYKQPSAGQSPEDKPMNSTEALEEGKSSIESEEQMTNEQKNEVVCRGKEACKEYIKSFLAAIPIRELEADIKKGLMKSTPLHQRLQIEFHFTRLLHNYMQ